A DNA window from Peromyscus leucopus breed LL Stock chromosome 3, UCI_PerLeu_2.1, whole genome shotgun sequence contains the following coding sequences:
- the Gpr85 gene encoding probable G-protein coupled receptor 85 codes for MANYSHAADNILQNLSPLTAFLKLTSLGFIIGVSVVGNLLISILLVKDKTLHRAPYYFLLDLCCSDILRSAICFPFVFNSVKNGSTWTYGTLTCKVIAFLGVLSCFHTAFMLFCISVTRYLAIAHHRFYTKRLTFWTCLAVICMVWTLSVAMAFPPVLDVGTYSFIREEDQCTFQHRSFRANDSLGFMLLLALILLATQLVYLKLIFFVHDRRKMKPVQFVAAVSQNWTFHGPGASGQAAANWLAGFGRGPTPPTLLGIRQNANTTGRRRLLVLDEFKMEKRISRMFYIMTFLFLTLWGPYLVACYWRVFARGPVVPGGFLTAAVWMSFAQAGINPFVCIFSNRELRRCFSTTLLYCRKSRLPREPYCVI; via the coding sequence ATGGCGAACTATAGCCATGCAGCTGACAACATTTTGCAAAATCTTTCGCCTCTAACAGCCTTTCTGAAACTGACTTCCTTGGGTTTCATAATAGGAGTCAGCGTGGTGGGCAACCTCCTGATCTCCATTTTGCTAGTGAAAGATAAGACCTTGCACAGagctccctactacttcctgctggatctGTGCTGTTCAGACATCCTCAGATCTGccatttgttttccatttgtaTTCAACTCTGTCAAAAACGGCTCTACCTGGACTTATGGGACTCTGACTTGCAAAGTGATTGCCTTTCTGGGGGTTTTGTCCTGTTTCCATACAGCTTTCATGCTCTTCTGCATCAGCGTCACCAGATACTTAGCTATCGCCCATCACCGCTTCTATACAAAGAGGCTGACCTTTTGGACGTGTTTGGCTGTGATCTGCATGGTCTGGACTCTGTCTGTGGCCATGGCCTTCCCCCCAGTTTTAGACGTGGGCACCTACTCGTTCATTAGGGAGGAGGATCAGTGCACCTTCCAACACCGCTCGTTCAGGGCTAACGACTCCCTTGGATTTATGCTGCTCCTCGCTCTCATCCTCCTAGCCACACAGCTTGTCTACCTCAAGCTGATATTTTTTGTCCACGATCGAAGGAAAATGAAGCCAGTCCAGTTTGTAGCAGCAGTCAGCCAGAACTGGACCTTTCATGGCCCTggagccagtggccaggcagctgCCAATTGGCTAGCGGGATTTGGAAGGGGTCCCACACCACCCACCTTGCTGGGCATCAGGCAAAATGCAAATACCACAGGCAGAAGACGGCTGTTGGTCTTAGATGAGTTCAAAATGGAGAAACGAATCAGCAGAATGTTCTATATAATGACTTTTCTCTTCCTAACCTTGTGGGGCCCCTACCTGGTGGCCTGCTATTGGAGAGTTTTTGCAAGAGGGCCTGTAGTACCAGGGGGATTTCTAACGGCCGCTGTCTGGATGAGTTTTGCCCAAGCAGGAATCAATCCCTTTGTCTGCATTTTCTCCAACAGGGAGCTGAGGCGCTGTTTCAGCACAACCCTTCTTTACTGCAGAAAATCCAGGTTACCAAGGGAACCTTACTGTGTTATATGA